A stretch of the Enterobacteriaceae bacterium ESL0689 genome encodes the following:
- the ycaR gene encoding protein YcaR, with the protein MDHRLLEIIACPVCNGKLCYDQKKQELVCKIDHLVFPVRDGIPVLLETEARALTTEESPS; encoded by the coding sequence ATGGATCACCGTTTACTGGAAATTATTGCCTGTCCTGTTTGTAATGGTAAGCTCTGTTACGACCAGAAGAAGCAAGAGCTGGTATGTAAAATTGATCATCTGGTTTTTCCCGTGCGAGACGGCATTCCGGTATTGCTGGAAACAGAAGCCAGGGCATTAACGACTGAAGAGAGTCCCTCATGA